A segment of the Biomphalaria glabrata chromosome 18, xgBioGlab47.1, whole genome shotgun sequence genome:
tagatagatagatggatagatagatggatagatagatagatagatagatagatagatagatagatagatagatagatagatagattagatagatagatagatagatagatagatagatagatagatagatagatagatagatagatagatagaatttagatagatagattttagatagatagatagatagatagatagatagatagatagatagaatttagatagatagattttagatagatagatagatatatagatagatagaaagatagattagatagatagatagatagatagatagatagatagatagatagatagatatagatagatagatagatagatagatagatagatagatatagatagatagatagatagatagatggatagatagatagatagatagatagatagatagatagatggatagatagatagatagatagatggatagatagatggatagatagatagatagatagatagatagatagattagatagatagatagatagatagatagatagatagatagatagatggatagatagatggatagatagatggatagatagatagattagatagatagatagatggatagatagatggatagatagatagatagatagatagatagattagatagatagatagatagatagattagatagatagatagatagatagatagatagatagatagatagatagatagatagatagaatttagatagatagattttagatagatagatagatagatagatagatagatagatagatagatagatagatagatagattagatagatagatagatagatagatagattagatagatagatagatagatagatagatagatagatagatagatagatagatagatagatatagatagatagatagatagatagatagatagatagatagatagatagatagattagatagatagatagatagatggatagatggatagatagatagatagatagatagatagatagatagattagatagatagattagatagatagatagatagatagatagatagatagatggatagatagatggatagatagatagatagatagatagatagatagatagatagatagatagaatttagatagatagattttagatagatagatagatagatagatagatagatagatagatagatagataagatagatagatagatagatagatagatagatagatagatagatagatagatagattagatagatagatagatagatagatagattagatagatagatagatagatagatagatagatagatagatagatagatagatagatagatagatagatagaatttagatagatagattttagatagatagatagatatatagatagatagatagatagattagatagatagatagatagatagatagatagatagatagatagatagatagattagatagatagatagatagatagatagatagatagatagatagatagattgatagaatttagatagatagatagatagatagatagatagatagatagatagatagatagatagatagatagatagatagatagaatttagatagatagattttagatagatagatagatatatagatagatagatagatagattagatagatagatagatagatagatagatagatagatagatagatatagatagatagatagatagatagatagatagatagatagatagatagatagatggatagatagatagatagatagatagatagatagatagatagatagatagatggatagatagatagatagatagatggatagatagatggatagatagatagatagatagatagatagatagatagatagattagatagatagatagatagatagatagatggatagatagatagatagatagatggatagatagatagatagatggatagatagatggatagatagatggatagatagatagatagatagattagatagatagatagatagatagatagatagatagatagatagatggatagatagatggatagatagatagatagatagatagatagatagatagatagatagatagattagatagatagatagatagatagatagatagatagatagatagatagatagatagatagatagatagatagatagaatttagatagatagattttagatagatagatagatagatagatagatagatagatagatagatagatagatagatagatagattagatagatagatagatagatagatagattagatagatagatagatagatagatagatagatagatagatagatagatagatagattagatagatagatagatagatagatggatagatggatagatagatagatagatagatagatagatagatagatagatagatagatagatagattagatagatagatagatagatagatagatagatagatagatagatagataaatagatagatagatagatagaaagatagattagatagatagatagatagatagatagatagatagatagatagatagatagattgatagatagatagatagatagatagattgattgataagaATAAAACACAGGGAAAGCAAATCCAATCAATATTAACTctgttcaaacattttttagaaattCAAAGGTGTATTCTCGAATGTTCTTAAAGCTTCAACAAATTCTAGCAACTTTTTTGTTGATCTTTACTATAATCCACTGGCTCTTCATTATttatccagggggggggggctggtacGGTTAATAAAAACCTCTATTCTTCCTTGTCAACAGCTGACCCTGGCACTGTATCCACAGACCTTCGATCAAGTCTAGTAGGGTATTGGTGCCATTATCCCAATTGACAGTTAGAAAGGATCTTATCCTACAGCTAGGCGTGGACCAGGAGCTCTTCATCCCAAGTCATGTCTTAAGGTCCATAAAGGCAGAGCGTTCATCCCGAGCCATGTCTTAAGGTCCATAAAGGCAGAGCGTTCATCCCGAGCCATGTCTTAAGGTCCATAAGGGCAGAGCGTTCATCCCGAGCCATATCTTAAGGTCCATAAAGGCAGAGCGTTCATCCCGAGCCATGTCTTAAGGTCCATAAAGGCAGGTCGTTCATCCCGAGCCATGTCTTAAGGTCCATAAAGGCAGAGCGTTCATCCCGAGCCATGTCTTAAGGTCCATAAAAGCAGAGCGTTCATCCCGAGCCATGTCTTAAGGTCCATAAAGGCAAAGCGTTCATTACAGTTTGGTCCATTGTTGTTTTTACCTTTtcagccagtttttttttttgtttccctctTTCTTCGTGCTACCTCCACTGGCTCGTACAGAGGTTGAGGTCAAAGACTCTTAAGCCTGATACTTGCTGACAATGGCTCCTCTAAAATCACAGAACACTGCAACTTTTCTGTATCTTGATCTACTGAAggtcataaataataataaggcttgtctttgagtccgaagaataataaggaatgcagtatttcctgtgactACGCTGCcccatattttgccacataagCTCTGATTAAAAAGATGTATTTACTAGGAGTTATGTATAAAATCAAATTTTGGGTGTTTGAATACAGGGATGCCCACTTTGGGGGCACATATCCCAGTAATGAAAACATCGTCTAACCAGATGGGCTCTACCCTTAGGGCGGCCTGGTAAAGTAAGGTCACAGTACTCAACGGGTAACCCAGAAGCGCCCCAAGCGCAAAGGGCGGTAAATGGGTGCTAGGGTACTCGTTTGTCGAGAGGTACCACTTGTTAGTCACCTCCCTTTCTGGCTTGTAGTCGTCTTTTCGGACGCCTAGAATGAAGTCTGTGTAGAAGGCTCTTTTCTCCTCCATTACCTGAAGAGCATTGACAATATTGAAGTCTATATCGTCGTCTGCACGGATGACGAACTTGACCTTCTCACAGAAGGTGCTGGCCCATCTCAGCATAGACACAGCTTTTAACCGGATGTTCTTGTAAATGTCATTAAAATTCTCCTGAACTATGTCCCCGTAAAGGGCAATCTCTTCGTCTATTTTTGCCTGGACATTTGCGCTATCCTTTTCTGGCTTCCCTATAAAGAAGAGCAATCTTGCTTTGTTATTTCTGTCAAGCGTGAATTGGTACAGCCCtccctttctgtttctctctcgtCTGCTGAAATATTCCGGGGCAGACGGAACAACAAATAGTACGTCAATATCCCTCCGCGCGCATGTTTCCTTCGGATTATGAATGTAGCTAAAATTGTGATCGTTAATTATTGGCTGGGACAAAAACCTGATGACCGATTTCGCTTTGTCGGCATCCGCCTCATATTTGTAAACCATCTCTCTGAGTGTGTTGATGTCCAGTAGCTGAATCCAATGCTTAGACTTAGAATCTGATGTCGCTTGCACGCCTGTCTGACCTTTTGGGGTCACTGCATCTAGAAAGCAGCTCAGCAAAGTATGGAAGAGAAAAGCTTTGGGCGTATGCAAAGACTCGATGTCAAAATCCTTTAAGGCTTGAGCCGCCATCCTTTCGGCGTTTGATATCAGAGAGATGGACCGTGTAAAGGGAGATGACTCGATGAACCAGCTTCCAAGCAGGAGCACGAAGGTGAAGAGGTTCAGGCAGACGGAGACAAGAAACACGGCTACTAGACCTCTCCTGGCATTGAAGGTGACCATTTGAGTTCAGGGTCATGCCCTGAAAATATAAAGAACAGTTTCATTAATGTTAGCAGGATAGTGGTTCCTCCGTGGGGGTTCAAACATAGTTAGTTTTTACGTGGTATACAAGAAAAATAAGGAATATATTGAGTTTGTTGTGTTTGAATTTCTAGctataattttgtttacaaaagagGAACCAGCTGTTTATCGTAAAGCGTTGAGTATGTAGACCCTTAGttgaaataatataatacaatgtATTCTCAAAATGTAACTTGCtatgttcccccccccccccccccccaaaatcaACAGATTGCTATTATCGCCCTTTTTAAGCCAGCTATGGATCCAGGAGAGCGCTTAAAGTTCTTCAATTGGGTTCTCAGCGTAGCCCAGGTGCAAATTGTTTTCATACAGTCAAATGAGAGACTATCTATTGCATGCTAAATAGAGTTAAATTAAGAGAGTTATATCCAGCAGCTTATAGGCTTATACAACAAGTTTTACTCCAAAGGTTTtgatagttgtttttgtttttttacacagcttatatcaactcactctgtctgtctgtctggtttgtacacgttacctctcccaccccctttctcggatcaagtttaaacttttcacaattattcttCGACGTAGACAATACttgaagcaacaaaaaaaaacataaccaaTTTGTCAAATAATTACTGGCAATTAATTACTTCGatacaacaagggaaattaatccttcagtattcaaagCTATCGCggaattttatgttttttgttaaCTTAGATGATTGTGCACGTTATTGCTCCCAGACAGATTCTTAAATCaaacttaaactttaaacaaaaacaacaaacaaaacttgaatataaaaacaattaaccaTGCATTTGTAACAAACACGGACTGCTGGTCACCATTATAAAACGAATGTTTAGATAATACTGCCATATGGATCTGGGTCCATGTGTCCTGGAGCTACATTTAGTATGCTAGAAACATAACTCTTATACATAAATTTGAGTCCGATTTCAGCAGacaaaaacacatttacttAACGAGAATAATATACTGCAACATCAAGCATTCAGTTACAAATCACTGATTAAATAAGAAATGGTATGATTTccttcataataataataatagacttgtcttcgagtccgaagattaatgaggaatgccgTATTTCCCCTGGCCACGCtgccccagttgtgacctacatattttgccacatccagagcaagCCAAACCACTGTCCGTTGGCGGTCGATTAAGaatttcttttcgccgtctgcgtctgtcctcggatTTTCtactaaaacaaatgtattccacttatcttattcatggtaaaccagtaacacagactaaaaaagcaaaatacctaggtattataataaataagaaactgtcatggaatccccatattgatgaaactatcaaaaaaatcaaacaaagcattagggtttattaaaagaaatttatataaatcaaataagaacataaaagtaaaatgttattttatcttgGTTAGAAACtggacagacacaaaatagagcattgagattcataacaaacgaatattcacacttgactagagtaacacctttagtaaaatcacttaatttagaaagccttcaggacagaagactcaaaagtaaagtagcaattatacataaaacactgaaccataatcttcaaatacaaaagcaaaatttaataaaaatactcagaaagacacaaagataaaggcatattacTTGtcccatttgctaggacaaattgcatggaatgggttgcctgagctagccaggaaaaccagtgacttgggcagaatttaagtcattggttaatatgcttgactgaatgcatgacgcgtaggacgtaatcatcttctttttttaaataacgtctgtatcatataagataagataagaccgATATCCTTCATAGTTGATATACAAACACAAAGAGTATAATCCAAAGGATTATTACGTACAGTGACATCCTGATCTCAGCGAGCACAAAAcatcataagataagataagataactttattgatccaaacaactgggaattcagtttgactacaactgacagcctcagcgtaactactgtacaataacaatatagatgcacgatatGCATGCACACATACATAAGTCCTCTAGAATAGATGCACATACAATGTAGCTACTGTATCCCgtcacagcgggtaacaatgcAATCCTCTCCACGTCTGCACTGACCCGAGTACAGGAGCTACTAACTAACTTAAAGTGAATTTAGTCATTCTCACTTCCTCTTTCTACtcaagagttgttgttttttttttaatgctttcaCGTGCTTGACCCCAAGATGAACAAATAGCACTCAATTTCAAACGAGACTTTGACAGCATTCaatttaattattggtaattaattattttgatcgatatcgaataagggaaataacttctaaatTATAGAGAAATACCTTTTTAAagcccttagataagctttgttttttaaacaaggattttttttatattttgtttgagaGTCATTATCCTGTTCTGTAAAATGACACATGTGTTAAGTACTTTGAAACAGGAAGAAAAACCAAACCACTTTGCAGAGTTTAACtcattgacacgtgaaatgcatagggcgtaattatcttctttttcgaagtaacgtctgtaatatataagatatataagataagataagataaagaataGGCCAtatttttatccttttttttttcaatagagtTTGAGGTTTTGGCACAAACGAATGTTTAGCAATAATTCACAAAACACAAGTCAACAATCTGATTAAGACCAACTTACATATAAGATTGCTTAATTGAtccttataaaaaaatgtatcgtGATTCTCGATTCTCATATACAAACAACAcgacagaaacattcacataaatagaacaataAAGATCCTTTTCGTGTTTCCCggtcaacgagtggcgttgatatagtctgaccgagtaaggaacgaacgagtttttgtaccgctctgttccagtcttgattgacagaagtGGCCCACTTTGCGACGACTTGACTTAGTTATGATGGATGCGGGTGGCTGCTGTGCATTGAATCGAATGTCTTCTTTCTTGTCGTGACCCAGGGGGGAAAACGTACGGATAGTTCATGAAACCCACTggtacagtgtttcccaaagtggggacACGTACCTCCAGGGATACAGGACGAATTTAGTAAACAAgggctccctctcaccggcctgtatgaaaacagtgtacactgttttgcctggcgggtgggtcagactcgcggcaacaGGCcgcgtatagatctactaagacccccgccattttttattttctataccgggctaaccatgcgggacacgcaatatattatgtaacggccccttgtgGAACAACGCCtcgattgtgacaaggttgtgagAGCTTTCGGGGACCCggggttcggaagcaaagcgttttaccgctcagccaccgcgcttcctattaataatataacttacatttattttaataacaatatttttgttgattatttttttttaatgtacgcCTACCATTATAAAATGTTATGAAAGTAAATGCtaagacaatattttttaactgtttttgtattttataaagaaattcAAGTAATACTAATGAGTTTAAAATTTAGGAAACAGTGCTCTAGTATGACTTAATAGTAAGATTTAACATAAACTGACTTACTAAAATAGCTCCCGCATATCCTAAATGGTTTTTCTATGACCAGATGAAGCTAAGCTTGATTACATGTGTAGTGCATTTAGATTATATTTCTTgacggttactttttttttttttttaaaaaaggagtgCGTCAATGAATTTTTATCTTGGAGATTCATGCCCTTGTTTTCTTATCACGCTAATTTTGAAACCGGAAAACGGGAAATGGTTATTTaatgtcttaactctttctctcctaactgacgataccaacgttgattccactagaatgtggtaaataattacggagagaaagagttaacagggGGGTGGGGAGAAGGATAATTATCAAAGCACGAAAGAAGAGTTCTTGTCCTTTGTTTTCGTTGGCATGTTGAAGGGTTCAGATAACCAGTAGCCTACTTATACGTGAGATAAATAGAGCACTGGTTTCTATGTAGAGTACTTTTTTCCTTATAGAATGTGCCTCAAATAGGTTCCCTACTTGTTTTGTGTAACAAATTTAAACACCCCGGAAACGTGATATCTATGTTCAATGCAGCTTTGAGCAAATTTTTCTGTTTAAGTTTATGGTAGagctattttctttaattttatattttaaaaaaaaaactgtttttctcTGTCTAAACatgggctccatcagttgttacacttacCATTTTGTTCCAAGGTAACCCaagactt
Coding sequences within it:
- the LOC106055523 gene encoding beta-1,3-galactosyltransferase 1-like; this translates as MVTFNARRGLVAVFLVSVCLNLFTFVLLLGSWFIESSPFTRSISLISNAERMAAQALKDFDIESLHTPKAFLFHTLLSCFLDAVTPKGQTGVQATSDSKSKHWIQLLDINTLREMVYKYEADADKAKSVIRFLSQPIINDHNFSYIHNPKETCARRDIDVLFVVPSAPEYFSRRERNRKGGLYQFTLDRNNKARLLFFIGKPEKDSANVQAKIDEEIALYGDIVQENFNDIYKNIRLKAVSMLRWASTFCEKVKFVIRADDDIDFNIVNALQVMEEKRAFYTDFILGVRKDDYKPEREVTNKWYLSTNEYPSTHLPPFALGALLGYPLSTVTLLYQAALRVEPIWLDDVFITGICAPKVGIPVFKHPKFDFIHNS